The Streptosporangiales bacterium sequence CGGCCGCACGTTGGCACGGTCGGCGAGCGCCGTCGGCACGGTCGCCTCGATCCGGTCGCAGGCCTCGTCGGGATGCAGGTTGGCCGCGGCGGTGCCGCCGTGTGCCCATTTCACCGTGACGGCGTGGATGCCGGGGACGACGTCCTCCGCCTCCCTGGCCACGGTGTCGTCGCCGGCGACGAGCACGGGCGCGGCGCCGTGATGCGCGGCCAGCGCGGCGTTGAGCCCGGTCTCCCCGAGCTCCCTGCCGTCGCACCGCACCGCTGCGATGGACGCCCCGCTCACGGTGTGCGCGAGCACGGAGCACGCGGTGCCCGCTCTGCCGTGATAGCCGACGAACAGCACGGCGTCGACATCATCGCCGAGCCCGGCGAGCATGCCGTACGCCCGGGGCTTGCCACGCAGCAGCGTGCACCGTCGATCGAGCTCGTGGGGGAGCAGGTTGCGGAAGTCCGCGTGCGAATCGGCGACGAGGACCGTCGCGTCGGCGTCGTACGCCAGGACACCGCGCACGGCGGCGCTGGCCTCGGCGGTCATGTACCCACGGTTGCGCTCGTACTC is a genomic window containing:
- a CDS encoding aminopeptidase — translated: MRVLVSVDMEGVAGVVAGDDVRPGHAEYERNRGYMTAEASAAVRGVLAYDADATVLVADSHADFRNLLPHELDRRCTLLRGKPRAYGMLAGLGDDVDAVLFVGYHGRAGTACSVLAHTVSGASIAAVRCDGRELGETGLNAALAAHHGAAPVLVAGDDTVAREAEDVVPGIHAVTVKWAHGGTAAANLHPDEACDRIEATVPTALADRANVRPPRFDGPVDLEVDLHGPGMTERALLVPGVERRGPRTLGYTAPDLPTAHGLVSLFAVLATAG